From Pongo pygmaeus isolate AG05252 chromosome 2, NHGRI_mPonPyg2-v2.0_pri, whole genome shotgun sequence, a single genomic window includes:
- the LOC129033984 gene encoding U8 snoRNA-decapping enzyme-like, whose protein sequence is MARARRLELAEALALGPGWRHACYALLHAPDPGILFGRLPLRYAILMQMRFDGRLGFPGGFVDSQDSSLEDGLNRGLLEQLGEAAAAFRVERPDYRSSHAGSGPRVVAHFYSKSLTLEQLSAVEASATGAKDHGLEVLGLVRVPLYTLHDGVGGLPIFLENCFIGAAREQLLDTLQDLGVVEAGAFSGLQIPVRLRQPSVDSGNLR, encoded by the exons ATGGCCAGGGCCCGCAGGCTGGAGCTGGCCGAGGCTCTGGCGCTGGGGCCAGGCTGGAGGCATGCCTGCTATGCGCTCCTGCACGCGCCGGACCCTGGAATTCTCTTTGGCCGCCTCCCTCTGCGCTACGCCATACTG ATGCAGATGCGCTTCGATGGGCGCCTGGGCTTCCCTGGCGGATTCGTGGACTCGCAAGACAGCAGCCTGGAGGACGGGCTGAACCGTGGTCTGCTGGAACAGCTGGGCGAGGCGGCGGCCGCCTTCCGCGTGGAGCGCCCTGACTACCGCAGCTCCCACGCCGGATCAGGGCCACGCGTTGTGGCCCACTTCTATTCCAAGTCTCTGACGCTCGAGCAGCTGTCGGCTGTGGAGGCCAGCGCAACAGGCGCCAAGGACCAcgggctggag GTGCTGGGCCTGGTGCGAGTGCCCCTGTATACCCTGCATGATGGTGTGGGAGGCCTGCCCATCTTTCTGGAGAATTGCTTTATTGGTGCTGCCCGGGAGCAGTTACTGGATACCCTCCAGGACTTGGGAGTGGTGGAAGCTGGTGctttctcaggccttcagatcCCAGTTCGTCTGAGGCAACCCTCTGTGGACTCAGGGAACCTGAGATGA
- the LOC129033983 gene encoding U8 snoRNA-decapping enzyme isoform X2, with translation MAGARRLELGEALALGSGWRHACHALLYAPDPGMLFGRIPLRYAILMQMRFDGRLGFPGGFVDTQDRGLEDGLNRELREELGEAAAAFRVERTDYRSSHVGSGPRVVAHFYAKRLTLEQLLAVEAGATRAKDHGLEVLGLVRVPLYTLRDGVGGLPTFLENSFIGSAREQLLEALQDLGLLQSGSISGLKIPAHH, from the exons ATGGCCGGAGCCCGCAGGCTGGAGCTAGGCGAGGCCCTGGCGCTGGGGTCGGGCTGGCGTCATGCGTGCCACGCTCTCCTCTACGCGCCGGACCCTGGGATGCTCTTCGGCCGCATCCCGCTGCGCTACGCCATACTG ATGCAGATGCGCTTCGATGGACGCCTGGGCTTCCCCGGCGGATTCGTGGACACGCAGGACAGAGGCCTAGAGGACGGGCTGAACCGCGAGCTGCGCGAGGAGCTGGGGGAAGCGGCTGCCGCTTTCCGCGTGGAGCGCACTGACTACCGCAGCTCCCACGTCGGGTCAGGGCCACGGGTTGTGGCCCACTTCTATGCCAAGCGTCTGACGCTCGAGCAGCTGTTGGCTGTGGAGGCCGGCGCAACACGCGCCAAGGACCACGGGCTGGAG GTGCTGGGCCTGGTGCGAGTGCCCCTGTATACCCTGCGGGATGGTGTGGGAGGCCTGCCTACCTTCCTGGAGAATTCCTTTATTGGCTCTGCCCGGGAGCAGTTACTTGAAGCTCTCCAGGACTTGGGACTGCTGCAGTCTGGCTCTATTTCAGGCCTTAAGATTCCAGCTCATCACTAG
- the LOC129033983 gene encoding U8 snoRNA-decapping enzyme isoform X1, translating to MAGARRLELGEALALGSGWRHACHALLYAPDPGMLFGRIPLRYAILMQMRFDGRLGFPGGFVDTQDRGLEDGLNRELREELGEAAAAFRVERTDYRSSHVGSGPRVVAHFYAKRLTLEQLLAVEAGATRAKDHGLEVGPAWDSVPFPISSSPKAFSPARKHPWRKVFAPLTLPSPQFSWWSWDRGHLYFELVLPTWAFCKGLSHPLPGEILSRTHSSMSLCCSLLTV from the exons ATGGCCGGAGCCCGCAGGCTGGAGCTAGGCGAGGCCCTGGCGCTGGGGTCGGGCTGGCGTCATGCGTGCCACGCTCTCCTCTACGCGCCGGACCCTGGGATGCTCTTCGGCCGCATCCCGCTGCGCTACGCCATACTG ATGCAGATGCGCTTCGATGGACGCCTGGGCTTCCCCGGCGGATTCGTGGACACGCAGGACAGAGGCCTAGAGGACGGGCTGAACCGCGAGCTGCGCGAGGAGCTGGGGGAAGCGGCTGCCGCTTTCCGCGTGGAGCGCACTGACTACCGCAGCTCCCACGTCGGGTCAGGGCCACGGGTTGTGGCCCACTTCTATGCCAAGCGTCTGACGCTCGAGCAGCTGTTGGCTGTGGAGGCCGGCGCAACACGCGCCAAGGACCACGGGCTGGAGGTGGGACCAGCCTGGGACTCTGTCCCTTTCCCAATTTCCTCTTCTCCCAAAGCTTTCTCTCCCGCAAGAAAACATCCCTGGAGAAAAGTCTTTGCCCCTCTGACCTTGCCCTCTCCCCAGTTTTCTTGGTGGAGTTGGGATCGTGGCCATCTATACTTTGAATTAGTACTGCCAACCTGGGCTTTCTGTAAAGGTCTTTCCCACCCTTTACCAGGAGAGATCCTTTCTAGAACACACTCATCCATGTCTCTCTGCTGTTCCCTATTGACAGTGTGA